GTTCGCGCCGACGACGGGGTACATATCAACTGGCCTGCGATGGTGAGTAAAACGGGCTGGTACGGTGATTTCGGAAAGTTGGAAGCCAACAAGGAATCGGAAAAAGAACTCGAAAAGCTCAATCGCTTTTTTAATGATGCAAAAGCTTATTGCGAGGCTCCTGGCAATCAGGTAAACCTAAGGTTAAAGGCCATGTGTGGTGTGCTTAAGGGCTCACAAAATCTGTACATCCACGCCGACCGTGTAAAGGACATCGCTGCGGCCATTCATTTTTCGCGCAGGCACAACATCCCCAACATGGTGATTGTAGGTGGCTACGACGCACACCTCATCCCCGAAATGTTCCGGGAACACAAATGCGGATTGATGCTGGGGCGGGTACACGCACTGCCTCAACTTCCCGGCGACCCCATTGAGCTCCCCTACCGCTTGCCTGCCATTTTGCGCGATAACGGCGTGTCATTTGGGTTGAGCAACCACGGCCCTCATGAAAGGATGCTTCTGCGCAATACACCCTTTAACGGGGGCACGGCAGTTGCTCACGGATTGCTCTACGAACAAGCCGTTCAGGCCATGAGTCTCGACCTTGCAGAAATTCTAGGAATTGCAGATCGCTACGGCTCCCTCGAAGTCGGAAAATCAGCCACTTTGTTTGTTTCAGATGGCGATGCACTCGACGTGAGGGGAAATAACCTTACACACGCCTATATCGACGGAAGATCTATTTCATTGACTAACAGACAAGAAGAACTTTTTGAACGTTTTAAGCGTAAGTATTCAAAATAATTTGTATAACTTAGCCCATCTCGATTAGTAAACCAAAATAATTTTACACTGATGGCTAGACGCAAAAAAGGTCCGACTGAAAGTTTGCCGGGCGAAAAATGGAAACGCCTCCACCATGTGGAAGGCGAGGAGATTGTTCCTATTTATGAAGTCTCTAATATGGGGCGTGTTCGCCGCCTGGAGAAAGACGGCGTGGTGCGCGTGATGGTTCAGGGAACCATAGCGGGTTATCCTTACGCGGTAATCAAGTATCCCGACGGACGGCAACGCAACCGCTACATTCACAGGCTGGTGGCTCAGGAGTGGATCACACCCAAGGATCATTACCACAACTTTGTGATTCACAAGGATTATGATCGCAACAACAACAGGCTTGAAAACCTTGAGCTGGTGAACCGACGCTCCTTGTTTGAGCACCGTAAAAAGTCGCCCATTCCGCGCAAGCGGCGAGCGAAAGGCTACAAGCTGAACGAAACCAAGGTAGCCCGTATCAAAAAGCTACTGCAGGATGAGCATTTAAAATTGAGCATGATTGCCCGAATGTTCGGCATCACGCACACTCAGCTCAACCGCATACGCAACGGTGAAAACTGGGCGCATGTTGAGGCTGCCGAAGATTAATAATTAGCCTTTTTTAGTAACGCATTTACACGCTGAAACCGAGCGCCTCACGCACTCGGTTCAGTGTGTTTTGTGCCGTAGTGCGGGCTTTGG
Above is a genomic segment from Cryomorphaceae bacterium containing:
- a CDS encoding amidohydrolase, with product MALAALAVHAQPAPPQKGSVLILGAHAHLGNGTAIEQSAVGFRDGVIDFVGTANRAPRDQYDEVIEAAGKHLYPGFIAANTTLGVSEIDAVRATRDYNETGEYNPNVRTLIAYNPESVVIPTTVRNGVLLAQISPRGGRIAGTSSVVQLDAWNWEDAVVRADDGVHINWPAMVSKTGWYGDFGKLEANKESEKELEKLNRFFNDAKAYCEAPGNQVNLRLKAMCGVLKGSQNLYIHADRVKDIAAAIHFSRRHNIPNMVIVGGYDAHLIPEMFREHKCGLMLGRVHALPQLPGDPIELPYRLPAILRDNGVSFGLSNHGPHERMLLRNTPFNGGTAVAHGLLYEQAVQAMSLDLAEILGIADRYGSLEVGKSATLFVSDGDALDVRGNNLTHAYIDGRSISLTNRQEELFERFKRKYSK